CATGAGACCGAATGGAATTCATGGCTCGAAACCCTTACCGAACGGGTAAGGGACTGGCTTCCGAGTTCGGACAAGAACTCTGGCGAGGTACCGAAGGGCGAGTCCAAGCCCAACGGTCCTTCGGAAGACGAGAGTGGCTCCACCTGCGGACCGGGCATCGACCCGGACGGCTGTCCCTAGGATCAAAGGTAGCCGACCAATCACCCCGCGAAGATGGATCTAGGAGTGGCGCCCATCTCGGGCGCCCTCCACCACCTTGCGAAGATTCGCCACCAGACGGACCGCCTCAGCGCCCTCACTGCGGGCCAGCAGAAAGAGAGCGGCGAGATGGTCTCGCCCCACCCCTAGGGAACGCAGAATCTCCTGGGTCTCCTGCGCCAAGAGTCGCAGCTTTCGGCGCTCGCCCAAGCGGGCATAGACAGCCGCCAAGTCCAGAGACACAAGAGCTGCCTCGAAGGGCATTCCCTCATCCGCGTACCCTTTTCGCAACCGGTCGAAGGCACGAGCTGCTGGCTCCAACACTCCGAGTTCGGCTCCAATCCGCGTCGTCAACCAATCGAAGCGCAAGCGATCGAGCCGATGGCCGGCAGCATCGAATAAAGGTCGTACGCGGTGAGCGTGCCAGGCAGCCTCGTCGACTCGGCCAGCCTCGGTGAGGATCAGCACCAGATTGTGGAAAGCGTACAGCTTTAGCCGCGTGTCCTCGGATCCCGCAGCCAGAGCCAAGGCACGCTCCGCATGCGGCAATCCCTCTTCGGGATCCCCTCGATAGACATGGGCCAGAGCCAGCTTCAACAGGGCACGAGTCGCTCCGTTCAAATCCTCATGGCGCTCGAAAAGTCGAAAGGAACGATGCAGGAGCTGAAAAGCCAGATCGAAGCGACGCTGGTACTGGGCCAGGGAACCGCGCAACGAATACAGCTCCGCCTGAAACAGGGGATCCGCACCACCGCGATCAAAGAGTCGCTCGGCTTCGTCCAAGGCCTGCTCGGCTCCCGCAAGATCGGCGAGGATTCGGCGAGCGTTTCCGAGTTCGGCCCAGGCGCGGGACCGCGGCTCGTCGGCATGCGTTCCCTCGATACCCTGCGACACGAGAACCGCCAACTCTGCATAGGTCAGAGTTTCCCGAGCATTGTGGTGGCGAGACTCTCGACTACGCTCGATCAACAACTCACACACCGCCCGCCGACGCTTCGCCGGCAGGTTGTTGAGCAACAGGCGGCGCTGGGCGCCGGTAAGCGGCGCAATTTTTTGAACGATCTCCGCGGCAGCGCTCCGCTCGGAGCAAAAGCGCGCCACCAATTCAGCAGATTCTTGCGCACTGCGCTCGAGAAAGGCATCGACCGTTACCCCCTCGGACCAACCGTTGCGATCGGCTCCGGAAGCCACCTGACCGCACATTGCACAGCCCTTCAACAGGTGACGAACCACCACCCTACGATCATCGGCCGAAGCCGTCCCGGACGCAAAGCGCTCGAGAACCGCCGTCGGCGGATGAGATTCGGATTTCTTCCCGCTCATCGAATCTCGCTCTCCTCTCCAGGGCCTCCCCGTTCTCTAAGTGCGTCACGACCGCTGACAACGGACGAATGGGCTGGACTTTGTGCCAACCGCATCAGTTCCTGGCGGACCAAGTCTGCAACCAGAGAACGCAAACCATCAGGGCCGTTCAGCAAACGCTGCTCGGCCTCTACAATCGCGGAAGTGAGACGCTCGTCGAGTTCACGCAAGCCTTCTTGCTGGCGGCTTTCGACCTTTTCGAGGTCTTCTAGGACCAGGGCGTGGACCTGTCCGCGGTCCAGAGTCCACGCTTCGCCGCCGGTTCCACCGGGCACCGGCATGCCGAGCCCGTAGAGACCGGAGAAGAACTCCGCCGGAGTGACATCGATCGCTGCGAGTATTTCGAGAACCTGCTGCACCTTGAGGGCTGGCGGCCCAGGGGCGAGGAGCTGGCTCAGGTAGCCAGACGCCCAACCCAACTGTCCCTCCACCCAACGCTGTGTGCGCCCTCTCTCCCGCAAAACGTCCTTCAAACGCCAACTCCACTGCTGCACCTGCCGACTGACGTTCATTCGTGAGAAAACTAGCACATCGTCATAGAATGCGACAAAAACCTATGTTTGAATACAAAAAAATTCGCCGCGCCACATTTTCTTGGTATTTCCAGAAACTAGGCTTGGCAGAGAACTTTCCGGGCTTTCGCGACGACCGGAGATGCTTCGAAGAAAATGCGTAAACTATCGGCAAGACCTCTCGCCGTGGAGCGAGATTGCGCCGGCATCGGGAACCGAGCAAGAAGGAAAGCTGGCGCGCCAAGCAACTAGCCCGCTGTTTTCACCCACATCGCAGCGACAAGCGCGCCAGAGATCGCCGCAAGGTATCTGGCCCTCGATTGGGCAGAAGAACGGGCTAGGCGGCGCCGCTCAAGATGCTCCTCAGCTCGGGAATGGTGGGATTTCCGTAGTAGGCACCCGCCACCTCCAAAGTCGGCACTCGGCGTTTTCCGTCATTGTGCTTCATCACCAATTCGGCCGCCGCCTCGTCCTGCTCGATGTCAATCTCTCGGTAGGCCACTCCCTGCTGGTCCAAAAACGCCTTGGTCCGGCGGCAGTCGGCACACCAGGTGGTGCTGTACACGGTGATCTTCTGTTCGGTCATTCGTTACCTCCTCGGCCTTTCCGGCCGTCTATCGATGGCTCTTTGGATGTCGACTCACTTCTCACGTCCGGGTCCGGTAGCTCAGCCGGCCGCTTCGCCCAGCGAGCGCCGTAGCGAAGCCAGCGATCGCGCTCGGCGTCCTCCCCCATCGCTCCCAATGTCTCCGCCAACGCGCGATAGGAATCCGTATGGGACGGCTCTACGGCAAGGGCCCGCTGGAAGGCTGCGACCGCCGCCTCGGGGCGCTCCTGTCGAGCCCGCACCAAACCCAACTGGTACCAAGCGAATACCTGGTTCGGCCGGCTCGCCGCCACCGCCTCGAAATCCGCCGCGGCTTCTTCCAGGCGGCCGACGGCGACTCGGATCCGCCCTCGATTGAAACGTGCCTCGGGACGCTCGGGATTCCCGGCAACGGCCTGGTCGAGGATCGCCAAGGCCCCTTCGCGGTCGCCGCGAGCGAGCCGCAGGATCGCCGACCACTCTTCCGCGGCAGGCTCTCCGGCGGTGCGCCGCGAGACTTCGGCGAAGGCCTTCTCGGCCACCCCGAAGCGGCGCTGCTGCACGGCAGCTCGCATCAGATCCAAATACGGTTCGAAGGCCTGCGGCGGCTTGCTCTCGATCAACGATTCGAGCTGTGCCACCGCTTCTCCGGCGGAACCCCCGCCGGCCCGCACGGCGGCGAGAACCCCGAGCAGGGCGAGGCGATCCGGGTCCGCACTGTCTTCGATGGCGGACCGGTGGAGGTGAAAAGACTCCACCTCTGGATCTCCTTCCGGGCGCGTCGCCAGTCGCTCTGACTCCGGCGGCGGCGAGCGCTGGATGGTGTGGTCGGTCATCACCACCTCGACCACGTCGTGGGGCCGGCGCTCGGGCATATGGCAACTGACGCAGTCTTCTGGATCCACGCCCGCATGCGACACCGTCGCCGTCATCTCGTCGAGCCGGCAGGCTTCGTCCTGATGGCAGCTCAGGCAGGCGGCACGGTAATGCGCCGCCCGCTCCGCCGCCGGCACTTTGCGATGCGGATCGTGGCAAGTCAGGCAGGAAAGGGCACCGGCACTCTCCTGAAAGCACCGGCTTTGCTCCAAACGATAGGGGTGGTGGTTGATTTCGAAACGTTCCTCCTCCGGCTCGTCCGCCTCCACCACGTCCACCGACACCAGGTAATCGGAAAGAGCCTCACCCGGCCGGAACGAGTAGTCCCCACGGCCAAACCGCCGCACCCCCACCATGGTGAAGGACGGCTGCAGATGACATTGCCAGCAAACGGCATCGCGCCGCGCCGCAGGCAACCGTGCGGGATTGACGATCGCCTGGCGGAGAGCGTCGGTGGTCCCCATTCCGCCCATCGCCCGGCGGACGTGCTCCGCGCCGGGGCCGTGACAACGCTGGCAACCGGTGCCCTCCGGCAGGACTTCCGGGAAGCGGTGACCGCGGAAGTGCGCGTCGCTCCCGGCCGGGACGTTCGGATAGCCGTTGTGACAAAACATGCACTCCCGCCGCACCCGCCGACCTACACCCTCGTGGTTTGCCCGATTGAACCCCGGCGCCATTCCCCAGCGCCCCTCCTGGGAGTACCAGGCGACCGGTAGCTGGTACAGCTCACCGCCGGGGCTGTGGGCCAGATAAGTCCGCGCGTGGTTGCCGGAGCCCAGGATCCAGTTCACCGGCTGCTCCCAGAGATTGACGCGTTCGCCGCCCTCACCCTCTTGCCAGCGCCGGAAGATCAGTTGCTCCTCCTCCCACGCCATCTCGTAGGTACGCCCGGACGGCTCGTGAGTCCAGGGCGTTTCGCTGAAGTCCTCGATGCGGTTGTCGGCGCTCGGCGTCATGAAGGACCGCGCCATACCTACCGCCTCGTAGCTCTTGGCGATCTCGCGGTGACACAGCGCGCAGGCGCGGTCCTCGATGTATCCGGGGGCCGCGCCGCCGGTGACCCGGAAGCCCATCACTTCCGAAGTCTCGCCGACCTCCTTGGAATCGCCACCCCAGAGGGCGCCGCCCCAGAGAACCGGGACGGCCGCCAGGACCAGAAAACAAAACAGCAGCAATCCCCCGGAAGGTACTCGCCGCCCGGCTCCGATCCACTCCATCCATCGCAGTTGAAGCATTCTCCGCATCGTACACCCCGGCATCGAAGCGCTTGCGAGCGAAAGATGCTCGCCGCCCCTTGCGTCTCCGAGTTCGATGCCCCTGGTGACAGCGCGCTTCCTCAACCCTACTTGCCGCTCGTTCGCCAGGACAATTTTCAACCATAGTCAAGGACCATGGTCAAATGATGCTAGAATCTAATCATGACCGAAAAGATCGCCATTTCCAAGTTCAAAGCCACCTGCCTTTCGCGCCTCGAAACCGTTCGGCGAACGGGCCAGCCCCTGCTAGTGACCAAGCATGGAGTCCCGATCGCTCAAGTCCTGCCGCCGCCAGCGCCGGAACCGCCGGCCACCGGCTTCGGCTGTATGCGGGATACGGTCGAAGTGCTGAGCGACATCGTGAGCCCCGCGGACCCCGGCGAGTGGGACGCCGCCCGGTGAGCCGGCTGCTCCTCGACTCACACATCTGGCTCTGGTACACCGCCGGCTCCCGCGACCTACCCGCGGTCCTGCGAGACGCTATCGACCAGGCGGTCGGAGCGTGCTGGCTGTCGCCGATCACCCTGTGGGAGGTGGGAATGCTCGCCCACAAGGGCAAGGTTCGCCTACGGCAGGACGCCGGCGAGTGGATCGCCCAAGCGCTCGACCGCTTTCCCCTGCGGGAAGCACCGATCAACTTCGAGGTCGCCCGCGAGGTCTCCGAGTTGGAACTGCCGCAAAGCGATCCAGCGGACCACTTCTTGGCCGCCACGGCTCGGGTCTTCGGACTGACGCTCGTCACCATGGACGGTCATCTCGCCCTCTCGGAGGAGGTCGAAACGCTCACCGTCTAATGATGCGCTGGTCTGGGGGATCAGATGTAGAGGAGATGGTGCGCCCTAGAGGATTCGAACCTCTGACCTTCGGCTCCGGAGGCCGACGCTCTATCCAGCTGAGCTAAGGGCGCGTGGGTGTTGGGGTGAGCGAGGGGACTTGAACCCCCAACCACTGGAACCACAATCCAGCGCTCTGCCATTGAGCTACGCTCACCACAGTAGGGAATAACCCCCGTAGGAAAAAAACCTAGTGGGAATAACCCGTGTCTTCGAAAGAGCAGTGGCCTGCCTGGAGGGATTCGAACCCCCGACCAACGGCTTAGAAGGCCGCCGCTCTATCCAGCTGAGCTACAGGCAGCCGGTGGAGGTTTGGAACCTCCGAGGTCTCCGTTGAATGTCGGGGCGC
This window of the Acidobacteriota bacterium genome carries:
- a CDS encoding type II toxin-antitoxin system VapC family toxin, translated to MSRLLLDSHIWLWYTAGSRDLPAVLRDAIDQAVGACWLSPITLWEVGMLAHKGKVRLRQDAGEWIAQALDRFPLREAPINFEVAREVSELELPQSDPADHFLAATARVFGLTLVTMDGHLALSEEVETLTV
- a CDS encoding tetratricopeptide repeat protein, with amino-acid sequence MLQLRWMEWIGAGRRVPSGGLLLFCFLVLAAVPVLWGGALWGGDSKEVGETSEVMGFRVTGGAAPGYIEDRACALCHREIAKSYEAVGMARSFMTPSADNRIEDFSETPWTHEPSGRTYEMAWEEEQLIFRRWQEGEGGERVNLWEQPVNWILGSGNHARTYLAHSPGGELYQLPVAWYSQEGRWGMAPGFNRANHEGVGRRVRRECMFCHNGYPNVPAGSDAHFRGHRFPEVLPEGTGCQRCHGPGAEHVRRAMGGMGTTDALRQAIVNPARLPAARRDAVCWQCHLQPSFTMVGVRRFGRGDYSFRPGEALSDYLVSVDVVEADEPEEERFEINHHPYRLEQSRCFQESAGALSCLTCHDPHRKVPAAERAAHYRAACLSCHQDEACRLDEMTATVSHAGVDPEDCVSCHMPERRPHDVVEVVMTDHTIQRSPPPESERLATRPEGDPEVESFHLHRSAIEDSADPDRLALLGVLAAVRAGGGSAGEAVAQLESLIESKPPQAFEPYLDLMRAAVQQRRFGVAEKAFAEVSRRTAGEPAAEEWSAILRLARGDREGALAILDQAVAGNPERPEARFNRGRIRVAVGRLEEAAADFEAVAASRPNQVFAWYQLGLVRARQERPEAAVAAFQRALAVEPSHTDSYRALAETLGAMGEDAERDRWLRYGARWAKRPAELPDPDVRSESTSKEPSIDGRKGRGGNE
- a CDS encoding tetratricopeptide repeat protein; the encoded protein is MSGKKSESHPPTAVLERFASGTASADDRRVVVRHLLKGCAMCGQVASGADRNGWSEGVTVDAFLERSAQESAELVARFCSERSAAAEIVQKIAPLTGAQRRLLLNNLPAKRRRAVCELLIERSRESRHHNARETLTYAELAVLVSQGIEGTHADEPRSRAWAELGNARRILADLAGAEQALDEAERLFDRGGADPLFQAELYSLRGSLAQYQRRFDLAFQLLHRSFRLFERHEDLNGATRALLKLALAHVYRGDPEEGLPHAERALALAAGSEDTRLKLYAFHNLVLILTEAGRVDEAAWHAHRVRPLFDAAGHRLDRLRFDWLTTRIGAELGVLEPAARAFDRLRKGYADEGMPFEAALVSLDLAAVYARLGERRKLRLLAQETQEILRSLGVGRDHLAALFLLARSEGAEAVRLVANLRKVVEGARDGRHS
- a CDS encoding type II toxin-antitoxin system prevent-host-death family antitoxin, with protein sequence MTEKIAISKFKATCLSRLETVRRTGQPLLVTKHGVPIAQVLPPPAPEPPATGFGCMRDTVEVLSDIVSPADPGEWDAAR
- a CDS encoding glutaredoxin family protein, which produces MTEQKITVYSTTWCADCRRTKAFLDQQGVAYREIDIEQDEAAAELVMKHNDGKRRVPTLEVAGAYYGNPTIPELRSILSGAA